A DNA window from uncultured Methanoregula sp. contains the following coding sequences:
- a CDS encoding elongation factor EF-2 has product MSRGKKTVERVVELMKDPKHIRNIGIVAHIDHGKTTLSDNLLSGAGIISEELAGKQLFMDSDPEEQARGITIDASNVSMVHEYEGQDFLINMIDTPGHVDFGGDVTRAMRAVDGAVVLVDAVEGTMPQTETVLRQALKEGVRPVLFINKVDRLINELKVDDMEMQIRLGKVIDKVNKLIKGMNEEAYNNGWKLDAGAGTVAFGSALYNWAVSVPFMKKSGISFKIVYDKCRAGDMKYLAKNSPLSEVLLDMVVNKLPNPLEAQPRRVNVIWHGDKTTKEGKSMLACDATGPVAMMVTDISFDPHAGEVATGRLFSGSLKRGDVLYVMGTAKKENRLQQVGIFMGPKRVEVEEIVAGNIAAVTGLRDAIVGSTVSSLMEVTPFESLKHYSEPVMTVAVEAKNMKDLPKLVEVLRQVAKEDPTLSISINEETGEHLIAGMGELHLEIITGRIKRDKGVEIVTSPPIVVYRETVTGKVENVEGKSPNRHNRFYFTLSPLPDEIVDLIKAGEVTMNQQMLERRDVLIKAGMDKDEAKSVKMIKGTNMLIDSTKGIQYLNETMELVIEGIHEALAGGPLADEPVQNLKMVLTDVKLHEDAIHRGPAQVIPAVRGAIKGGLLLAGDSLLEPVQKIQITVPMDQMGAATSQIQGRRGQVFDMTSEGDTITVAGKAPVAELFGFAGDIRSATEGRAMWNTEFAGFELVPNNLVKEVVVSIRKRKGLKEQMPTPSDYLSV; this is encoded by the coding sequence ATGTCCCGCGGCAAAAAAACGGTTGAGCGCGTAGTAGAGCTCATGAAGGATCCGAAGCACATTCGGAACATCGGTATTGTAGCGCACATCGACCACGGCAAGACCACACTCTCCGACAACCTGCTTTCAGGTGCAGGCATCATCTCTGAGGAGCTTGCAGGAAAACAGCTCTTCATGGACTCGGATCCGGAAGAGCAGGCCCGAGGTATCACCATCGACGCATCCAACGTCTCGATGGTGCATGAGTACGAAGGCCAGGACTTCCTCATCAACATGATCGATACGCCGGGCCACGTGGACTTCGGTGGCGACGTCACCCGTGCCATGCGTGCGGTGGACGGAGCGGTCGTGCTCGTTGATGCGGTTGAAGGCACCATGCCCCAGACCGAGACGGTGCTCCGCCAGGCCCTCAAGGAGGGTGTCCGTCCCGTTCTCTTCATCAACAAGGTCGACCGGCTCATCAACGAGCTTAAAGTCGACGACATGGAGATGCAGATCCGGCTCGGCAAAGTGATCGACAAGGTCAACAAGCTGATCAAGGGCATGAACGAGGAAGCCTACAACAATGGCTGGAAACTCGATGCCGGCGCAGGAACCGTTGCATTCGGATCCGCGCTCTACAACTGGGCAGTATCGGTGCCGTTCATGAAGAAGAGCGGTATCTCCTTCAAGATTGTGTACGACAAGTGCCGCGCAGGTGACATGAAGTACCTGGCAAAGAACAGCCCCCTCTCGGAAGTTCTCCTTGATATGGTAGTGAACAAACTGCCCAACCCGCTCGAGGCCCAGCCCCGGCGTGTCAACGTCATCTGGCACGGTGACAAGACCACGAAGGAAGGCAAATCCATGCTTGCCTGCGATGCGACCGGACCTGTTGCAATGATGGTTACCGACATCTCGTTTGACCCCCATGCAGGGGAAGTCGCCACCGGGCGTCTCTTCTCCGGCAGCCTCAAGCGGGGCGATGTGCTCTATGTCATGGGCACCGCCAAGAAAGAGAACCGCCTCCAGCAGGTAGGTATCTTCATGGGCCCGAAAAGGGTCGAAGTCGAGGAGATCGTTGCCGGGAACATTGCCGCAGTCACCGGTCTCCGGGATGCAATCGTCGGATCGACGGTCAGCTCCCTCATGGAAGTCACGCCGTTTGAGTCTCTCAAGCACTACAGCGAACCCGTCATGACCGTTGCCGTCGAGGCAAAGAACATGAAGGACCTGCCAAAGCTTGTTGAAGTGCTCCGGCAGGTGGCCAAGGAAGATCCCACCCTCAGTATCTCCATCAACGAAGAGACTGGCGAACACCTGATTGCAGGTATGGGAGAACTCCACCTTGAGATCATCACAGGCCGTATCAAGCGCGACAAGGGTGTCGAGATCGTCACATCCCCGCCGATCGTGGTCTATCGTGAGACCGTAACCGGCAAGGTTGAAAATGTTGAAGGCAAGTCCCCCAACCGGCACAACCGCTTCTACTTTACCCTCTCACCCCTCCCCGATGAGATCGTCGACCTGATCAAGGCTGGCGAAGTCACCATGAACCAGCAGATGCTGGAGCGCCGTGACGTGCTCATCAAGGCCGGCATGGACAAGGATGAGGCAAAGAGTGTCAAGATGATCAAGGGCACGAATATGCTCATCGACAGCACCAAAGGTATCCAGTACCTCAACGAAACAATGGAACTGGTTATCGAAGGTATCCATGAGGCACTCGCCGGGGGTCCGCTCGCGGATGAGCCCGTCCAGAACCTCAAGATGGTTCTCACCGATGTCAAGCTCCACGAGGATGCAATCCACCGTGGTCCCGCACAGGTCATCCCCGCAGTCCGTGGCGCCATCAAGGGCGGTCTGCTGCTTGCCGGGGACTCGCTCCTCGAGCCGGTCCAGAAGATCCAGATCACCGTTCCGATGGACCAGATGGGTGCAGCAACCTCCCAGATCCAGGGCCGGCGCGGTCAGGTCTTCGACATGACGAGCGAAGGCGACACCATCACTGTTGCCGGGAAAGCCCCCGTTGCCGAGCTCTTCGGGTTTGCCGGTGACATCCGCTCGGCCACTGAAGGCCGTGCCATGTGGAACACCGAGTTTGCCGGTTTCGAACTGGTTCCCAACAACCTTGTCAAGGAAGTTGTTGTCAGCATCCGCAAGAGGAAGGGCTTAAAAGAACAGATGCCCACCCCGAGCGATTATCTGTCCGTATAA
- a CDS encoding peptidylprolyl isomerase has protein sequence MSSQVRIILPALILIAALLLAAGCTQPAASSGTATVSPTITTPAAASAVATTTVSTDSWKRARLSTSMGDIVIALNPDMPITSGNFETLVKQGFYNNVTFHRVIDGFMIQGGDPTGTGMGGPGYTIKDEFKTGNRNDRGTIAMANGGPNTGGSQFFINLVNNNYLDSKHPVFGKVVEGMNVVDKIAKVPTTGGNENRPIQSVTILKAEMI, from the coding sequence ATGTCATCTCAGGTTCGTATCATCCTGCCGGCACTCATCCTGATCGCAGCACTTCTTCTCGCTGCGGGATGCACCCAGCCGGCGGCATCCTCAGGAACGGCAACCGTGAGTCCCACGATAACAACACCTGCCGCGGCATCCGCCGTAGCGACCACAACGGTCTCCACGGACTCCTGGAAACGGGCCCGGCTCTCAACCAGCATGGGCGATATCGTGATCGCGCTGAATCCGGATATGCCCATCACGTCAGGCAATTTCGAGACGCTTGTCAAGCAGGGATTCTACAACAACGTCACCTTCCACCGGGTCATTGACGGGTTCATGATCCAGGGTGGCGATCCGACCGGTACCGGCATGGGCGGCCCGGGCTATACCATCAAGGACGAGTTCAAGACCGGCAACCGGAATGACCGCGGAACCATTGCCATGGCAAATGGCGGACCCAACACCGGCGGATCCCAGTTCTTTATCAATCTCGTAAACAACAATTACCTTGACAGCAAACACCCGGTCTTCGGGAAAGTTGTCGAGGGCATGAATGTTGTCGACAAGATCGCAAAAGTGCCGACAACCGGCGGGAATGAGAACCGGCCGATCCAGAGCGTTACGATCCTGAAAGCTGAAATGATCTAA
- a CDS encoding peptidylprolyl isomerase: MTASADNQKLVRLETNMGTIVIALAPDMPITAGNFETLVQKGYYNGVIFHRVISGFMIQGGDPTGTGRGGPGYAIKDEFPPGNKNDRGTISMANAGPNTGGSQFFINLVDNNFLDGKHPVFGKVVEGMDVVDKIGKTKTGPGDRPNKDVVIVKAVME, encoded by the coding sequence ATGACAGCATCAGCAGATAATCAAAAACTCGTGCGGCTCGAGACAAACATGGGAACGATTGTTATCGCCCTTGCTCCCGATATGCCGATCACCGCGGGAAACTTCGAGACGCTTGTACAGAAAGGATACTACAATGGCGTGATCTTTCACCGCGTCATCAGCGGGTTCATGATCCAGGGCGGCGATCCGACCGGCACCGGTCGCGGGGGCCCGGGGTACGCAATCAAGGACGAATTCCCGCCCGGCAATAAAAACGACCGCGGGACCATCTCCATGGCCAACGCGGGTCCCAACACCGGCGGATCCCAGTTCTTCATCAACCTGGTTGACAACAACTTCCTTGACGGCAAACACCCGGTCTTCGGGAAGGTTGTCGAGGGCATGGATGTTGTCGACAAGATCGGCAAGACCAAGACCGGCCCCGGCGACCGCCCGAACAAGGACGTCGTCATTGTCAAAGCCGTAATGGAATGA
- a CDS encoding PEGA domain-containing protein, which produces MTNKYLILLLALAMIAAVVPLVSADDGPTDGPVVVPTTTKDTPEPTAVPTLVTAPPTTEPTVTVPTYVTTMPTTEPTVTVPTMVTQPTTTVATTVPTETWTIEPTSAGGGKGWITTYCNVDGATVSFNGAPQGTTSGGSLTVAVSPSGTPVTTITVSKYGYSTWEGPLSHMPEDQETVSVYATINPLSTPTTTPPVQYGTIYAQSTPSGAQIYMNGNFYGYAPITIPNLAPGTYSMKASLSGYTPDTRTVTVYSGQTTYYSPVLQQSPQPSRSTGTVYVTSSPDHALVYVDGNYQGKAPLTVTLYPGSHSFRLTLSGYNDYTTTVYVNGGTAQNLNAVMTSATYGSVAITSLPGASVYMDSNLMGKIPSSGTLTLNNIVSGNHLFKLTATGYNDWMNTIYVRGNTMTPFTATLIPLGTPVPATGSLNIASMPTGSEVYLDNIFKGYTPALLDGITPGEHQVLLKYTGFMDYTTTVTVVSGQTTPLSVSLQAAPSPTQSAPSIAVLIGGIAGLVALGGVLRRRS; this is translated from the coding sequence TTGACGAATAAGTACCTGATTCTGCTCCTCGCTCTTGCGATGATTGCAGCGGTCGTTCCTCTGGTCTCGGCCGATGACGGTCCCACGGATGGCCCGGTCGTCGTACCTACAACGACCAAGGACACCCCCGAACCAACAGCGGTGCCCACCCTGGTCACGGCACCGCCAACCACCGAACCAACCGTGACGGTCCCCACGTATGTGACCACCATGCCGACCACAGAACCAACGGTAACGGTACCTACCATGGTCACCCAGCCGACCACCACGGTTGCAACAACGGTCCCGACCGAAACCTGGACCATCGAGCCCACTTCGGCAGGTGGCGGAAAGGGCTGGATCACAACCTACTGTAATGTGGATGGCGCCACGGTCTCATTCAACGGCGCTCCCCAGGGAACAACGAGTGGGGGGAGTCTCACCGTTGCGGTGAGCCCGTCAGGAACACCGGTAACAACCATCACGGTCAGTAAATACGGATATTCTACATGGGAAGGTCCGCTCTCCCACATGCCGGAGGACCAGGAGACCGTCTCGGTCTATGCAACTATCAACCCCCTCTCAACCCCAACGACAACACCGCCGGTCCAGTACGGAACCATCTATGCCCAGTCAACCCCGAGCGGTGCCCAGATCTACATGAACGGGAACTTCTACGGGTACGCCCCGATCACGATACCAAACCTTGCACCGGGTACGTATTCGATGAAAGCCAGCCTCAGCGGATACACTCCCGATACGAGGACCGTGACGGTCTACTCGGGACAGACCACCTACTATTCGCCCGTGCTCCAGCAGTCCCCCCAGCCGTCCCGCAGCACCGGGACGGTGTACGTGACCTCCAGCCCGGATCATGCACTGGTCTATGTTGACGGCAATTACCAGGGAAAAGCCCCCCTGACCGTCACGCTCTATCCCGGCAGCCACTCGTTCCGGCTCACCCTCTCGGGATACAACGATTATACGACAACCGTGTACGTCAACGGGGGCACCGCCCAGAACCTCAATGCCGTGATGACATCGGCTACCTACGGCTCGGTTGCCATCACATCCCTGCCCGGTGCATCTGTGTACATGGACAGTAACCTGATGGGAAAGATCCCCTCTTCGGGAACCCTGACCCTCAACAACATCGTGAGCGGGAACCATCTCTTCAAGCTGACTGCCACCGGTTACAACGACTGGATGAACACGATCTATGTGCGGGGCAATACCATGACCCCCTTTACGGCAACCCTGATACCCCTCGGCACACCGGTGCCGGCAACGGGATCCCTCAATATAGCTTCAATGCCTACAGGATCCGAAGTGTATCTCGATAACATCTTCAAAGGCTACACCCCCGCCCTGCTGGACGGGATCACGCCCGGCGAGCACCAGGTCCTGCTCAAGTACACCGGGTTTATGGACTATACGACAACGGTAACGGTGGTTTCAGGTCAGACAACCCCGCTGTCCGTCAGCCTGCAGGCAGCTCCCAGCCCGACCCAGTCGGCGCCATCGATTGCAGTCCTGATCGGGGGAATTGCAGGTTTGGTTGCGCTTGGCGGTGTATTAAGGAGGCGATCCTGA